One window of Triticum dicoccoides isolate Atlit2015 ecotype Zavitan chromosome 5A, WEW_v2.0, whole genome shotgun sequence genomic DNA carries:
- the LOC119299320 gene encoding protein WRKY1-like translates to MEEVEVANSAAVESCHKLLALLSQQQDPALLRSIASETGEACAKFRKVVSLLSNGGGGRGGHARGRFSRRRKPVGFLSQKGFLESSSNTPLGVLMSGSAATPSPSAGSAGQLRPQVGAPPPPPPRSLDLVSSSSKSAHQFGPPKMVQPLSVQFQFGATAHRYPFQQQQQNLQAQMFKRSNSGISLKFDTPSGGAGTISSPRSFMSSLSMDGSVASLDGKPPMRLLGGPAASDPLNVRQCAPKRRCTGRGEDGSGKCTTGGKCHCSKRRKLRIKRSIKVPAISNKISDIPPDEYSWRKYGQKPIKGSPHPRGYYKCSTVRGCPARKHVERCVDEPAMLIVTYEGEHSHNRLPTQSAQT, encoded by the exons atggaggaggtggaggtggccaACAGCGCGGCGGTGGAGAGCTGCCACAAGTTGCTGGCCTTGCTCTCCCAGCAGCAGGACCCAGCCCTGCTCAGGAGCATAGCTTCAGAGACGGGTGAGGCCTGTGCCAAGTTCAGGAAGGTGGTCTCCCTCCTCAGCAATGGCGGTGGCGGCAGGGGAGGGCATGCTAGAGGCAGGTTCTCCAGGAGAAGGAAGCCCGTGGGGTTCCTGAGCCAGAAAGGCTTCTTGGAGAGCAGCAGCAACACCCCATTGGGGGTGCTCATGTCCGGGAGTGCAGCCACTCCATCCCCATCTGCTGGTTCGGCAGGGCAACTGCGGCCCCAGGtcggcgcgccgccgccgccgccgccacgcagcCTTGATTTGGTCAGCTCAAGCAGCAAGAGCGCCCACCAGTTTGGCCCTCCGAAGATGGTCCAGCCATTGTCTGTGCAGTTCCAGTTTGGTGCCACTGCACATAGATAcccattccagcagcagcagcagaatttaCAGGCCCAAATGTTCAAGAGGAGCAACAGTGGGATCAGCCTGAAGTTTGATACCCCCAGTGGCGGCGCTGGGACAATCTCATCGCCGAGGTCTTTCATGTCCTCCCTGAGCATGGATGGCAGTGTAGCTAGCTTGGATGGAAAGCCGCCGATGCGTTTGCTCGGCGGCCCGGCTGCGAGCGACCCACTGAATGTGCGCCAATGCGCGCCTAAGCGGCGGTGTACGGGCAGGGGTGAGGATGGCAGCGGCAAGTGCACCACAGGTGGCAAATGTCATTGCTCAAAAAGAAG GAAATTACGGATTAAGAGGTCGATTAAAGTGCCTGccattagcaacaaaatatctgaTATACCTCCGGATGAATACTCATGGCGGAAGTACGGGCAGAAGCCGATTAAGGGTTCCCCTCATCCGAG GGGCTACTATAAATGCAGCACCGTCAGGGGCTGCCCGGCGAGGAAGCACGTTGAGCGGTGCGTGGACGAGCCGGCGATGCTCATCGTGACGTACGAAGGCGAGCACAGCCATAACCGGCTGCCAACACAGTCTGCCCAGACCTAG
- the LOC119296996 gene encoding uncharacterized protein LOC119296996, with the protein MRHFCANFYRACGIKELADDLQDCCLAFTNKRFATLFNALLRHKKLDPGGHEFLSKNIVERNMWARAFDEDGRRYGQMTSNMAECFNKVLKGVRALPVTAIVQYTFDKMNGYFLKYSMETDKQIAGENKDKHKYYFPPKVEEWLDFQSRKADSQEAILYDDNEWKYEVKEPGGTTNDGHQHGGRAFKVSLTRCDCSCMRPSLLHLPCSHLLNAARVRNVDVNHPLTVRESEFSIMTVLAVVVAEAVVVV; encoded by the coding sequence atgaggcacttttgtgcaaacttctatagggcatgtggtatcaaggagttggccgatgatcttcaagattgttgtcttGCTTTCACCAACAAGCGGTTTGCCACATTGTTCAATGCATTGCTCAGACACAAGAAACTTGACCCCGGTGGTCATGAATTTCTCAGTAAGAACATTGTCGAAAGGAATATGTGGGCACGTGCTttcgatgaagatggccggaggtacggtcaaatgacaagcaatatggcagaatgcttcaataaggtgctcaagggtgtacgtgcattacccgtgacagcaatagttcaatacacatttgacaagatgaatggATACTTTTTGAAGTATTCAATGGAGACGGATAAGCAGATTGCTGGTGAGAACAAGGATAAGCACAAGTACTATTtcccaccaaaggttgaagaatggttggactttcaatcacgaaaggcagactcccaagaagctatACTATATGATGACAACGAGTGGAAGTATGAGGTGAAAGAGCCTggaggaaccacaaacgatggccACCAACACGGAGGCCGCGCTTTCAAGGTCTCCCTAACACGGTGTGATTGCAGCTGCATGAGGCCATcgttgcttcatctcccatgctcgcaCTTGTTAAATGCAGCCCGTGTTAGGAATGTGGACGTCAATCACCCTCTTACCGTGAGGGAGTccgagttctcaatcatgacggtcttggccgtggtggtggcagaggccgtggtggtggtctag
- the LOC119299322 gene encoding uncharacterized protein LOC119299322 produces MAALRCYSSTAAIIVPRRKICARASMDGCSSSESRRRASSSVSFTCKVNKVYEDKNMGILCYTDETGELLCEGLDEGPRLTRQDIEKLTQERESKNTAEDWRERALRIAGGIDWSGLQSAAATGKK; encoded by the exons ATGGCTGCCTTGAGGTGCTACTCTTCTACTGCTGCAATCATAGTCCCAAGGAGGAAGATTTGTGCAAGAGCTTCCATGGATGGCTGCTCCAGTTCCGAATCCAGGCGACGAGCTTCTAGTTCGGTCAGCTTCACCTGCAAGGTGAACAAG GTTTATGAGGACAAAAACATGGGCATCCTCTGTTACACTGATGAGACTGGTGAATTGCTGTGCGAGGGCTTGGATGAAGGCCCGAGACTAACGAGGCAAGATATTGAGAAATTGACCCAAGAGAG AGAATCGAAGAACACGGCAGAAGATTGGCGGGAGAGAGCGCTGCGTATCGCGGGCGGGATCGACTGGAGCGGCCTCCAGTCTGCTGCTGCCACGGGGAAGAAGTGA
- the LOC119299323 gene encoding alanine aminotransferase 2-like, which yields MSPASARALTVDSLNPKVLALADRLGGAVARRAERMQKELETNPGLYPFNEIIYCNLSNPHYLGQQPIKFFREVLALCDYPHLLNCSVTSSIFSSDAITRAREILDLIPGRAMGGYSHCQGTEGLRNAIAAGIATRDAFPCNAEDIFLTDGTNKQVHMVMHLLIRDEKDGILCPIPSHFLYTSSMALCGATLVPYYLDESGGWAVSISNLKKQLDGARSEGITVRGLVVVNPGNPTGQVLVKENQCEIVEFCRNENLVLLADEVYQENVYTDEKKFISFKKIARSMGFGEEDISLISFHSVSNGYYGECGRRGGYMEVTGFNSEVRKQVYKVASLSSCSNLAGQVLVSLVMNPPKVGDESYTSYREERDRIMLSLSRCAEAMVQAFNSLEGLTCSKAEGAMFVFPSVRLPKRAIAAAEAMNAKPDVFYALRLLENTGIVVLPGSVFGQVPGAWHFRCTILQQEEKVQLIIYRFKAFHKAFMEEFRD from the exons ATGTCTCCCGCCTCCGCGCGCGCCCTCACCGTCGACTCTCTGAACCCAAAG GTGCTGGCGCTCGCGGATCGCCTCGGGGGCGCCGTCGCCCGCCGCGCGGAG CGCATGCAAAAAGAGCTAGAAACAAATCCAGGTTTATACCCTTTCAATGAG ATAATCTATTGCAACCTTAGCAATCCACATTATCTCGGACAACAGCCAATTAAGTTCTTCCGTGAG GTTCTTGCCTTGTGTGATTACCCGCATCTTCTAAACTGCAGTGTAACTAGTTCCATATTCAG TTCTGATGCAATAACAAGGGCAAGGGAGATTCTAGACCTCATTCCTGGGAGAGCAATGGGAGGATACAGCCACTGTCAG GGTACTGAAGGGTTGCGAAATGCAATTGCTGCTGGAATAGCCACTCGTGATGCTTTCCCATGCAATGCAGAGGACATTTTCCTGACAGATGGTACTA ACAAACAGGTTCATATGGTAATGCACCTGTTGATACGAGATGAAAAAGATGGCATCCTTTGCCCGATTCCATCACACTTCCTTTATACAAGCTCAATGGCTCTGTGTGGCGCAACTCTT GTACCATATTACCTTGACGAATCAGGAGGTTGGGCCGTGAGTATTTCGAACCTGAAGAAGCAGCTGGATGGTGCCCGATCTGAAGGCATCACTGTTAGGGGACTTGTGGTTGTAAATCCAGGCAATCCTACTGGGCAG GTTCTTGTGAAGGAAAACCAGTGTGAAATAGTGGAATTCTGCAGGAATGAAAACCTTGTTCTTCTAGCAGATGAG GTTTACCAAGAAAATGTTTACACAGATGAAAAGAAATTTATCTCTTTCAAGAAGATAGCACGGTCCATGGGTTTTGGTGAAGAAGATATTTCTTTAATATCATTCCATTCAGTTTCTAATG GATACTATGGAGAATGTGGGAGAAGAGGGGGTTACATGGAGGTCACTGGCTTCAATTCTGAAGTTCGGAAACAAGTATACAAAGTGGCATCCCTAAGCTCATGCTCCAACTTAGCCGGCCAGGTTCTCGTGAGCCTAGTCATGAACCCACCAAAG GTTGGAGATGAGTCATACACCTCTTACCGGGAAGAAAGAGATCGCATTATGTTATCGTTATCCCGATGTGCAGAG GCCATGGTGCAGGCATTCAACAGCCTGGAAGGCCTGACTTGCAGCAAGGCTGAAGGGGCAATGTTTGTATTTCCATCTGTTCGGCTGCCTAAAAGGGCGATTGCGGCTGCTGAGGCAATGAACGCCAAGCCAGATGTGTTCTACGCTCTCCGCCTTCTTGAAAACACTGGCATCGTCGTCTTGCCTGGTTCTGTGTTTGGACAA GTACCTGGCGCATGGCATTTCAGATGCACAATCCTGCAACAGGAGGAGAAAGTACAACTGATAATCTATCGCTTTAAGGCGTTCCACAAAGCTTTCATGGAAGAATTTCGCGATTAA